One window of Aliarcobacter lanthieri genomic DNA carries:
- a CDS encoding TonB-dependent receptor, translating into MLKKRKIIFVSLFASSLILFANDTQTTKLDEVTVSANKMEENIQDVPQSISVIDEETIEQKGIRKIQEIIKEVPNMNIMGNTGMGNNVSFRGLNASVFTNSNPVVVYIDGVPYYDRYDYDPSLVDVEQVEVLRGPQGTLYGKDAIGAVINIVTKNPKNDWSGTLGAEYGNDNTYHTRLNTSGAIIDNKLFAGINGSFDHSDGWITNHYPNMKKHANEKNNRKSSAFLLYKPTDELSTRLTVTDNYSKNYFMDGFSSDPNLDINSLKRNDAKNVSFDVPTFTKSKAKSQALQLFYELDKFKIDSTTTHKKFDLASEFDADNRSNNLNDGLKQFNYTNTDTWTQELKLSSKNQDIKWVTGLYLDKEKRDQGPYGGQQWSDMTSSGMGAGVFMGNAYSTMNSNTYAIFGQTMIPLGNDFELTLGGRYQKVKKDIDTLAKSSFAGMQFPDIHYVDKKSWNTFLPKAALSYKVNDNLKTYISISKGYMPGGFNYYPSSDKSSENSFEPQKSLNYEIGAKYIGDSFALNTSIFRMNIEDIHVYKQLMGSNIFATGNAKKAHSQGIEIDGTYFFSDNLSIFGSLGIIKAKYDEYDNGNRTYNGENIEYSPQYTANFGISYLANSGIYGRVDLNAIGKTTFIDGANNDRLIQADGGITANAKIGYKIGTWDLYGYITNITNEDYITSYLSKNGSSWVAFNEPRRFGIGAIYKF; encoded by the coding sequence ATGTTAAAAAAGAGAAAAATTATCTTTGTGTCTTTATTTGCAAGTTCATTGATACTATTTGCAAATGATACTCAAACAACAAAACTAGATGAAGTAACAGTTAGTGCAAATAAAATGGAAGAAAATATCCAAGATGTTCCTCAAAGTATTTCTGTTATTGATGAAGAAACAATTGAGCAAAAAGGTATTAGAAAAATACAAGAGATAATCAAAGAAGTTCCAAATATGAATATTATGGGAAATACTGGAATGGGAAACAATGTTTCATTTAGAGGATTAAATGCTTCTGTTTTTACAAATAGTAATCCAGTTGTTGTATATATAGATGGAGTTCCCTATTATGATAGATATGATTATGATCCAAGTTTAGTAGATGTGGAACAAGTAGAAGTACTAAGAGGACCTCAAGGTACACTTTATGGAAAAGATGCAATAGGTGCTGTTATAAATATAGTTACAAAAAATCCTAAAAATGATTGGTCTGGAACTTTAGGTGCAGAATATGGAAATGACAATACATACCATACTAGACTAAATACAAGTGGAGCAATAATAGATAATAAATTATTTGCAGGAATTAATGGTTCATTTGATCATAGTGATGGTTGGATTACAAATCATTATCCTAATATGAAAAAACATGCTAATGAAAAAAACAATAGAAAATCAAGTGCATTTTTACTATATAAACCAACCGACGAATTATCTACAAGATTAACTGTTACAGATAACTATTCAAAAAACTATTTTATGGATGGATTTAGTAGTGATCCTAACCTTGATATAAATAGTTTAAAAAGAAATGATGCAAAAAATGTAAGTTTTGATGTACCAACTTTTACTAAATCAAAAGCAAAATCACAAGCCTTACAACTATTTTATGAACTTGATAAATTTAAAATTGATTCGACTACAACTCATAAAAAATTTGATTTAGCATCAGAGTTTGATGCCGATAATAGATCAAATAATTTAAATGATGGTTTAAAACAATTCAACTACACAAATACAGATACTTGGACTCAAGAGTTAAAATTATCTAGTAAGAATCAAGATATCAAATGGGTAACAGGGCTATATTTGGATAAAGAAAAAAGGGATCAAGGTCCTTATGGAGGGCAACAATGGTCTGATATGACTAGCAGCGGGATGGGAGCTGGTGTATTTATGGGAAATGCTTATTCTACAATGAATAGTAATACTTATGCTATATTTGGGCAAACAATGATTCCTTTAGGTAATGATTTTGAATTAACTTTAGGAGGAAGATATCAAAAAGTTAAAAAAGATATTGATACACTAGCTAAATCAAGCTTTGCAGGTATGCAATTCCCTGATATACATTATGTTGATAAAAAATCTTGGAATACTTTTCTTCCAAAAGCTGCTCTGTCATATAAAGTCAATGATAATTTAAAAACTTATATCTCTATTTCAAAAGGATATATGCCTGGAGGATTTAACTACTATCCATCAAGTGATAAAAGTTCAGAAAATAGTTTTGAACCTCAAAAATCATTAAATTATGAAATTGGAGCAAAATATATAGGTGATAGTTTTGCTTTAAATACAAGTATTTTTAGAATGAATATAGAAGATATTCATGTTTATAAACAATTAATGGGAAGTAATATATTTGCTACTGGGAATGCAAAAAAAGCTCATTCACAAGGAATAGAGATAGATGGAACATACTTCTTCTCTGATAACTTAAGTATTTTTGGAAGTTTAGGGATAATAAAAGCAAAATATGATGAATATGATAATGGAAATAGAACATATAATGGAGAAAATATAGAATATTCTCCTCAATATACAGCAAATTTTGGAATTTCATATTTAGCTAATAGTGGAATTTATGGTAGAGTTGATTTAAATGCGATAGGTAAAACAACTTTTATAGATGGTGCAAATAATGACAGATTAATTCAAGCAGATGGTGGAATAACAGCAAATGCTAAAATAGGATATAAAATAGGAACATGGGATTTATATGGTTATATAACAAATATTACAAATGAAGATTATATAACTTCATATCTATCAAAAAATGGTTCATCTTGGGTTGCATTTAATGAACCAAGAAGATTTGGAATTGGGGCAATTTATAAGTTTTAA
- a CDS encoding helix-turn-helix domain-containing protein, with translation MSQNFNLKDISEFINYSSTNEDFKINLPDNFGSMSCNKEIINEDICIFKTKAQANKNFSIEHETKKVDSLLINIILEGKIKYQTDYFDKVGIFKTNDTYIQYLDESCSKTSLDKDDFSKGLGIFIKNSFLEKHLSSYKFLIEEFKNPKNNSYSNFIHKTETNINIKLANELFNSPFTNELHNIYLQSKVLEIIYNEFNEIKNCICKNECSCEKIKLSNDDIEALYKARDIILLTHDFPDLPSLARRVAINEFKLKFGFRKLFNTTVGQMILERKMIYAKQLLETSEYSVSEVAFYVGYKYQQSFSNAFFQFFGIRPKDIMKKRNYYY, from the coding sequence ATGTCGCAAAACTTTAATTTAAAAGATATTAGTGAATTCATAAATTATTCTTCAACAAATGAAGATTTTAAAATTAATTTACCAGATAATTTTGGTTCAATGAGTTGTAATAAAGAGATTATCAATGAAGATATATGTATATTTAAAACAAAAGCCCAAGCAAATAAAAATTTTTCAATTGAACATGAAACTAAAAAAGTTGATAGTTTACTAATAAATATAATACTTGAAGGAAAGATTAAATATCAAACAGATTATTTTGATAAAGTAGGGATTTTTAAAACAAATGACACATATATTCAATATCTTGATGAAAGTTGTTCTAAAACATCTTTAGATAAAGATGATTTCTCTAAAGGATTAGGCATATTTATAAAAAATAGTTTTTTAGAAAAACATCTTTCATCTTATAAGTTTTTAATTGAAGAATTTAAAAATCCTAAAAATAATAGTTACTCAAATTTTATTCATAAAACAGAAACAAATATAAATATAAAATTAGCAAATGAACTTTTTAATTCTCCATTTACAAATGAATTACATAATATATATCTACAAAGTAAAGTTTTAGAGATAATTTATAATGAATTTAATGAAATAAAAAATTGTATTTGTAAAAATGAATGTAGTTGTGAGAAAATAAAACTATCAAATGATGATATAGAAGCTTTATATAAAGCAAGAGATATAATACTTTTAACTCATGATTTTCCAGATTTACCATCACTTGCAAGAAGAGTTGCTATTAATGAATTTAAATTAAAATTTGGATTTAGAAAACTCTTTAATACAACAGTTGGACAAATGATTTTAGAAAGAAAAATGATTTATGCAAAACAACTTCTAGAAACTAGTGAATATTCTGTTTCCGAAGTTGCTTTTTATGTAGGCTATAAATATCAGCAAAGTTTTTCAAATGCATTTTTTCAGTTTTTTGGTATTCGCCCCAAAGATATTATGAAAAAGAGAAACTATTACTATTAA